A genomic window from Silene latifolia isolate original U9 population chromosome Y, ASM4854445v1, whole genome shotgun sequence includes:
- the LOC141630977 gene encoding protein FAR-RED IMPAIRED RESPONSE 1-like, translating into MDADSTDINMQTVLKFCYNINVTQPNPHPNNQLVLSHTPNGGERWMRVVEHKFRPTIGAVFASLEAGIKFYEVYARACGFTPRKHSTKTLRGGVAHHKFVVCNRQGFRESKPKQRPRTKDDENMGDAMIDEFSEVHNHRLTSVCNRDLDKISRSLDIFQKTLMLDNSKLNIGAGLTFRQVKELVNGYENIGATLIDFKNFQRDIKCYIGLRDAELFIDRLEKLKATQPQFYFAYDVDSQNRLTKFFWADATCIRNYSFFGDAVSFDPTYGTNKYDMNFLTAMGQKEPQFMITDQCPGIKKTARHRYCMWHITQKITDKVGSTLCRDTDFLARFNAIVWDPDMESSEFEEKWQKVISDFELEDNDWLTTMFDLRHHWIHAYHRDLALGCILRTTQAIESTNSFFKRYENHFGTLVEFWMRHIVWVYKGKGIGRIPSKYIVDRWLNNTHAANRLDLNGNVIEDSYMATSDNSHLCNVWSEFRQIVGVLKTLPAEHTEELAALLVEFRQKLCIESLTKDQEMEILLGCSSSSEVTIHPPEQARNKGSGKRLKSAKQHAIEKAAKPKRLCAYCKERVTHDRRTCPLRIADEAAEKAAKKKKV; encoded by the exons ATGGATGCAGATTCTACCGACATTAACATGCAAACAG TGCTCAAATTTTGTTACAATatcaatgttact CAACCCAATCCTCACCCAAATAACCAGCTTGTTCTGTCTCACACGCCTAATGGAGGTGAGCGCTGGATGCGTGTGGTTGAGCACAAGTTTAGACCTACCATTGGTGCAGTTTTTGCCTCCCTTGAGGCTGGAATCAAGTTCTACGAGGTTTATGCTCGGGCATGTGGATTTACCCCTCGGAAGCACAGTACGAAAACACTACGAGGTGGTGTTGCACACCATAAATTCGTAGTCTGCAACCGTCAAGGGTTCAGGGAATCTAAACCGAAACAGCGTCCCAGAACCAAGGATGATGAGAATATGGGTGATG CTATGATTGACGAGTTTTCTGAAGTCCACAATCATCGTCTCACCTCTGTCTGTAACAGAGATCTCGATAAGATTTCACGATCCCTTGATATATTCCAGAAGACGCTTATGTTGGACAACTCCAAGTTGAATATTGGTGCTGGATTGACCTTTAGACAGGTTAAGGAACTTGTCAATGGGTATGAAAATATCGGTGCTAcattgatagattttaagaactttcaaagAGATATCAAGTGCTACATTGGGTTAAGAGATGCTGAGCTTTTCATCGATCGACTCGAGAAACTCAAAGCGACCCAACCCCAGTTCTACTTCGCCTATGATGTTGATTCGCAAAATCGTCTAACAAAGTTCTTTTGGGCTGATGCTACATGTATTAGAAACTACTCATTCTTTGGGGATGCTGTGAGCTTCGACCCTACTTACGGAACcaacaagtatgatatg AATTTCTTGACTGCCATGGGACAAAAAGAGCCGCAGTTCATGATCACGGATCAATGCCCTGGCATAAAGAAG ACAGCTAGGCATcgttattgtatgtggcatattacaCAAAAGATCACCGACAAAGTTGGTTCAACACTCTGCAGAGACACGGACTTCCTTGCTCGCTTCAATGCTATTGTTTGGGACCCTGATATGGAGTCGTCGGAGTTCGAAGAGAAGTGGCAGAAGGTCATTTCAGATTTCGAGCTGGAagataatgattggttgactacaaTGTTCGACTTACGACACCATTGGATTCATGCCTACCATCGTGACCTTGCCTTGGGCTGCATATTAAGAACAACACAAGCGATCGAAAGTACAAATTCGTTTTTCAAGCGCTATGAGAATCACTTTGGTACACTGGTCGAATTTTGGATGAG GCATATTGTGTGGGTGTACAAGGGCAAAGGAATTGGGCGAATACCAAGCAAGTACATTGTAGATCGTTGGCTAAATAACACACACGCAGCGAATAG GCTTGATTTGAATGGGAATGTCATTGAGGATTCATATATGGCTACGTCTGATAACAGTCATTTGTGCAACGTATGGTCAGAGTTCCGTCAGATAGTTGGTGTTCTCAAAACTTTACCTGCTGAACACACGGAAGAGTTAGCAGCCCTCCTAGTTGAGTTCCGGCAGAAGTTATGTATTGAATCGCTTACAAAAGACCAAGAGATGGAGATTCTGTTGGGCTGCAGCTCGTCGTCTGAAGTCACTATCCACCCTCCggaacaagcacgcaacaagggcAGCGGAAAAAGATTGAAGTCAGCTAAACAACATGCCATTGAAAAAGCAGCCAAGCCAAAGAGGCTATGTGCATACTGCAAAGAAAGAGTTACCCACGACAGGAGAACATGCCCTCTTCGCATAGCTGATGAAGCTGCTGAGAAAGCAGCTAAAAAGAAAAAAGTTTGA